A genome region from bacterium includes the following:
- a CDS encoding STAS domain-containing protein — protein sequence MARVQIQLDQCGRTVARGSAGREPVATVAVEMKEAEPCVALELQGVISGASAQRLAEFLALASQLVAARWTLQMQGLAVLSGRGLQSLIGFARLIGRRGSKLEIIGISESVHATLRDLNLIQAFGWAD from the coding sequence ATGGCACGAGTGCAGATTCAACTGGATCAGTGTGGGAGGACTGTTGCCCGCGGCAGTGCCGGCCGGGAGCCGGTGGCAACCGTGGCGGTCGAAATGAAAGAGGCGGAACCGTGCGTTGCGCTTGAGCTGCAGGGCGTGATCAGCGGCGCGAGCGCGCAGCGGTTGGCGGAATTCCTGGCGCTCGCTTCCCAACTGGTTGCTGCGCGTTGGACGCTGCAAATGCAGGGGCTGGCGGTGCTCAGCGGCCGCGGCCTGCAAAGTTTGATTGGCTTTGCGCGGCTCATTGGCCGGCGCGGCAGCAAACTGGAGATTATTGGCATCAGTGAAAGCGTGCACGCCACCCTGCGCGACCTGAACTTGATACAGGCCTTTGGCTGGGCGGATTGA
- a CDS encoding peptidylprolyl isomerase: MLALSAAGCTREPKPAVVATVGKLAITAEEFRDRFELNPRLLQYQNPEYAKVPFLGALIAEKLLALEAERQRLAPPARTLAFLEQIKREATIEAFHHLEVAAKIEISEAELRQAYARQRRVLQIQSASFKTRQEAEQFRQRVLAGETFPQALAPALGGSRPQVDTMQVRWGSAAPAIEDELFTLKAGELSAPILSLGEYYVAGLLGETVDAFPTEADFQEKRETIARNLLKRKRSAAFADSFKQMMIGKRTAIPPERFKFLVERLEELFLGQAAGGREPNPSPLSQQEFSRAEAGLAAHWQEVLVTFDDGSTWTMREFLQRLSVGRQSLDFSQRRSFRFSLRQALLAMVEQEYIYKEAARRGLDQSAEVKGEVAMWRDNLTARHLLRQMLLPDSGAMDEQEMPALSDEQLRRLTVTLLALSDSLNITIDQAELRQVVVRNAGMLALKTHFPGRMVVPLPLPLENLPNWQEKIFAKMGYSAPVPPPE, from the coding sequence ATGCTGGCTCTTTCGGCTGCCGGCTGCACGCGCGAACCGAAGCCGGCGGTGGTCGCGACCGTCGGCAAGCTGGCCATCACAGCCGAGGAGTTTCGCGACCGCTTTGAACTCAATCCCCGCCTGCTGCAATATCAAAATCCCGAATACGCCAAAGTGCCCTTTCTCGGCGCGCTGATTGCCGAGAAGTTGCTGGCGCTCGAGGCAGAGCGACAACGCCTGGCGCCGCCCGCCCGTACGCTGGCTTTCCTCGAACAAATCAAGCGCGAGGCAACCATCGAGGCCTTTCACCACCTGGAAGTCGCCGCCAAGATCGAAATCTCGGAGGCCGAGTTGCGGCAGGCCTACGCCCGCCAGCGCCGCGTGCTGCAGATTCAATCTGCCTCGTTCAAAACGCGGCAGGAGGCCGAGCAATTTCGACAGCGGGTTCTGGCAGGTGAAACCTTTCCGCAGGCGCTGGCACCGGCGCTCGGTGGGAGCCGGCCGCAGGTGGATACCATGCAGGTGAGATGGGGCAGCGCCGCGCCTGCGATCGAAGACGAACTCTTCACCCTCAAGGCCGGCGAGCTTTCCGCGCCGATTCTCTCGCTGGGCGAGTACTATGTTGCCGGTCTCCTGGGCGAAACAGTTGATGCGTTTCCGACCGAGGCTGACTTTCAAGAGAAACGTGAAACGATTGCGCGTAATCTGCTCAAGCGCAAACGCAGTGCCGCCTTTGCCGATTCCTTCAAGCAAATGATGATCGGCAAACGTACTGCGATTCCGCCGGAGCGCTTCAAGTTTCTGGTCGAGCGTCTCGAGGAATTGTTTCTCGGCCAAGCTGCCGGCGGCCGCGAACCCAATCCCTCACCGCTCAGCCAGCAGGAATTTTCCCGCGCTGAAGCCGGCCTCGCAGCGCACTGGCAGGAAGTGTTGGTGACCTTCGACGACGGCAGCACGTGGACGATGCGCGAGTTTCTGCAGCGCCTGAGCGTGGGCCGGCAGAGTTTGGACTTCAGCCAGCGCCGCAGTTTTCGTTTCAGCTTGCGGCAGGCACTGCTGGCGATGGTGGAGCAGGAGTACATTTACAAAGAAGCCGCGCGCCGCGGACTCGATCAGTCCGCGGAGGTCAAGGGAGAGGTGGCGATGTGGCGCGACAATTTGACGGCGCGCCACCTGCTGCGGCAAATGCTGCTGCCAGACAGCGGGGCAATGGATGAACAAGAAATGCCCGCACTCAGCGACGAACAACTGCGGCGCTTGACCGTAACGCTGCTTGCGCTGTCCGATTCGCTGAACATCACCATCGATCAAGCAGAGCTGCGCCAGGTGGTGGTGCGCAATGCCGGCATGCTGGCCTTGAAGACGCATTTTCCCGGACGCATGGTCGTGCCCCTGCCCCTGCCGCTGGAAAACCTTCCGAATTGGCAGGAAAAGATCTTCGCAAAAATGGGTTATTCCGCCCCGGTACCGCCGCCAGAATGA
- a CDS encoding tetratricopeptide repeat protein, protein MPSLSDEQKRRVRALARSTSDAKIGKKLGLEPGAVKAFREQEAAAQRQRRERVFKILLPAVPLLLLLLCEALLRLTDYGGSLALFVPAETAPGYLKINENVGRRYFPALAVAPEVSNDLVRTAKPPGTYRIFVLGESTTAGYPYLYNGSMSKMLQQRLRDYFPDREIEIANLAMPAINSFALRDLGPELLAQQPDALIIYCGHNEFYGALGVASTESLGRWRSLINLYLELQQFKIMRFLRAQIAAVQKWFGPAHSPAGNANATLMEQMVGDQAIPYQSEKYRRAREFFTANLKDLINAAQRQGVTVLLANLVSNERDLPPFADIFNPVTPRATFLAALERSRQLATQGNLQAALALCDSLQQVDAAPACLHFQRARILEGMGRFAEAAAAYQTSRDLDGLRFRAATDFNHGLAEVAQATGAVLVDVHAAFTRASPHGLIGNHLLLEHVHPNLHGYFLMAAELCRALQQQGMIAVDWDQTRARPDSVYWQERGVTALDEEVAAIRMAVLLNNWPFVPRERSWPLRYQPKDYLQSLAYAMWRREQTWEKVHVLLAEDYEKKGRLELAVKEYEALILQTPHNPSPYIRAGLLYANLQDFDRAQDRMLRALALTPSLEAYQVVGAILLNRGQPAQSLPYLQKALQLAPGDGRTLYNLATAHLMLGQTEPARTCVAQLEKLMPGSAEVAQLRRSLASPQPAR, encoded by the coding sequence ATGCCGTCCCTCTCGGATGAACAAAAAAGGCGCGTGCGCGCTTTGGCAAGATCCACCTCCGATGCCAAGATCGGCAAGAAACTCGGCCTCGAACCGGGCGCGGTCAAGGCCTTCCGCGAACAGGAGGCGGCCGCGCAGCGGCAACGCCGCGAACGTGTCTTCAAAATCCTGCTGCCTGCCGTGCCGTTGTTGTTGCTGTTGCTGTGTGAAGCGCTGTTGCGGCTGACCGACTACGGCGGCAGTCTTGCCTTGTTCGTGCCTGCGGAGACCGCGCCGGGCTATTTGAAAATCAACGAGAACGTGGGGCGGCGCTACTTTCCCGCACTGGCTGTGGCGCCGGAGGTTTCCAACGACCTCGTGCGGACGGCCAAGCCACCGGGAACCTACCGCATTTTTGTGCTGGGGGAATCCACCACCGCCGGCTATCCCTACCTGTACAACGGCAGCATGTCCAAAATGCTGCAGCAACGCTTGCGCGATTACTTTCCCGATCGCGAGATTGAAATCGCCAATCTCGCCATGCCCGCGATCAACAGCTTTGCCTTGCGGGATTTAGGCCCGGAGCTGCTGGCGCAACAGCCGGATGCCCTGATCATCTACTGCGGCCACAACGAATTTTATGGCGCGCTCGGCGTGGCCTCCACCGAGTCCCTAGGCCGCTGGCGCAGCCTGATCAATTTATATCTCGAGCTGCAGCAATTCAAAATCATGCGGTTTCTGCGCGCTCAAATTGCTGCAGTGCAAAAATGGTTCGGGCCAGCGCACTCCCCGGCCGGCAATGCCAACGCCACTTTGATGGAACAAATGGTGGGAGATCAGGCCATCCCATATCAAAGTGAAAAGTACCGCCGCGCGCGGGAGTTCTTCACTGCCAATTTGAAAGACTTGATCAACGCCGCGCAACGGCAGGGCGTGACGGTACTGCTGGCGAATCTCGTGAGCAATGAACGCGATCTGCCGCCCTTTGCCGACATTTTCAATCCCGTCACACCGCGCGCGACTTTTCTCGCAGCGCTGGAGCGCAGCCGGCAACTCGCCACGCAAGGCAATCTCCAGGCGGCGCTCGCGCTTTGCGATTCCCTGCAGCAAGTCGATGCCGCACCCGCCTGCCTGCATTTTCAGCGGGCGAGAATTTTGGAGGGCATGGGCCGTTTTGCCGAGGCGGCTGCCGCATATCAAACCAGCCGCGACCTCGACGGCCTGCGTTTCCGTGCCGCCACAGATTTCAACCACGGCCTCGCTGAAGTCGCGCAGGCCACCGGCGCGGTGTTGGTTGATGTGCACGCCGCCTTTACCCGAGCCTCGCCGCACGGCTTGATCGGCAACCATCTGTTACTCGAACACGTGCATCCGAATTTGCACGGCTATTTTCTCATGGCAGCCGAGTTGTGCCGCGCCCTGCAACAGCAGGGGATGATTGCAGTGGATTGGGATCAAACCCGGGCACGGCCGGACTCGGTTTACTGGCAGGAGCGCGGCGTCACCGCGCTGGATGAGGAAGTGGCCGCCATCCGCATGGCGGTGTTGCTGAACAACTGGCCGTTCGTGCCGCGCGAACGCAGCTGGCCGCTGCGGTATCAGCCGAAGGATTATCTGCAGTCACTCGCCTATGCCATGTGGCGGCGCGAGCAAACCTGGGAAAAAGTGCACGTCTTGCTGGCAGAAGATTACGAGAAAAAGGGCCGCCTCGAGCTCGCCGTGAAGGAATATGAGGCGCTCATTCTGCAAACACCGCACAACCCTTCGCCTTATATTCGCGCCGGGCTGCTGTATGCCAACCTGCAGGATTTCGATCGCGCGCAGGATCGCATGCTGCGCGCGCTGGCCCTCACGCCTTCGCTGGAAGCCTATCAAGTCGTGGGCGCGATTCTGCTCAACCGCGGGCAGCCGGCGCAAAGCCTGCCGTATCTGCAAAAAGCGCTGCAGCTCGCGCCGGGGGACGGCCGGACGCTCTACAACCTTGCGACCGCCCACCTCATGTTGGGACAAACCGAGCCTGCTCGGACTTGCGTTGCGCAATTGGAAAAGCTGATGCCTGGCAGCGCCGAAGTGGCGCAACTGCGTCGCAGTCTGGCGTCGCCTCAACCGGCGCGTTGA
- a CDS encoding HAD family hydrolase: MTPPPTLQAVFFDVGQTIFSPDYPFFQEMLARFGVHTSIEALSKGAALGREKFFRGNRGEQWKDFFTFWLRFVGAAPEHIAAMLQMIYERHQRDHLWNYVEPTARQTFAALREIGLRLGIISNADGKVARLLEQQGLAHFFACVIDSHLVGVEKPDPEIFKLALAQLQVPAANCLYVGDNYDNDVIGARRAGLRPVLIDPFAVVPENDVTRIKTLSELLEVLPRFEQLA; the protein is encoded by the coding sequence ATGACTCCTCCGCCGACCCTGCAAGCCGTTTTCTTCGATGTGGGCCAGACGATTTTCTCCCCGGACTACCCTTTTTTTCAGGAAATGCTGGCGCGTTTCGGCGTGCACACCAGCATCGAGGCGCTCAGCAAGGGCGCCGCGCTGGGCCGCGAGAAGTTTTTCCGCGGCAACCGCGGCGAACAGTGGAAGGATTTCTTTACTTTTTGGCTGCGCTTCGTCGGCGCCGCGCCCGAGCATATTGCCGCCATGTTGCAAATGATCTACGAACGCCACCAGCGCGATCATTTGTGGAATTACGTCGAACCGACGGCGCGGCAAACCTTCGCCGCGCTGCGGGAAATTGGCCTTCGCCTCGGCATTATTTCCAATGCCGACGGCAAGGTTGCCCGCCTGCTCGAACAACAGGGCCTCGCCCATTTCTTTGCGTGTGTGATCGACTCCCACCTCGTCGGCGTGGAAAAACCCGATCCCGAAATTTTCAAGCTGGCGTTGGCGCAACTGCAGGTGCCCGCGGCGAACTGCCTTTACGTGGGCGACAACTACGACAATGATGTCATCGGCGCGCGCCGGGCCGGTTTGCGGCCGGTGTTAATCGACCCCTTCGCCGTCGTGCCGGAAAACGATGTCACGCGCATCAAAACGTTGAGCGAGCTTTTGGAGGTTTTGCCGCGCTTTGAACAGCTTGCCTGA
- a CDS encoding RluA family pseudouridine synthase, giving the protein MTGRDLHYFDEPRQQKWRIPVLFEDEALLVLNKPAGLPVIPERWHPEWPCLRSVAEERLGTPLFVVHRIDSGTSGLVLLAKTEGSHRALSLQFEQHHVEKTYLALVRGEVVEEALTVQQPLAEHPSRPGVMIVARDGKPALTSIRVLERFRGATLLEAQPQTGRQHQIRVHLQALGHPLLVDPLYGQAETFLLSSIKPGYHLNPGETEQPLIKRLTLHAAALLLHHPASREQIGFTAPAPKDFQAVLKSLRKYAARTRAR; this is encoded by the coding sequence ATGACCGGCCGCGATCTACATTACTTCGATGAACCCCGGCAACAGAAATGGCGCATCCCGGTTCTGTTTGAAGATGAAGCGCTGCTGGTGCTCAACAAGCCCGCCGGCTTGCCGGTGATTCCCGAACGCTGGCATCCCGAGTGGCCCTGCCTGCGCAGCGTGGCCGAAGAAAGGTTGGGCACACCCCTGTTCGTGGTGCATCGCATCGACAGCGGCACCAGCGGCCTGGTGCTGCTCGCCAAAACCGAGGGCAGCCATCGCGCCCTGAGTCTGCAATTCGAGCAGCACCACGTGGAGAAAACCTATCTCGCCCTCGTGCGCGGCGAGGTGGTGGAAGAAGCGCTCACCGTGCAACAGCCGCTGGCCGAACATCCCAGCCGGCCGGGCGTGATGATCGTTGCGCGCGACGGCAAACCGGCCCTCACCTCCATTCGCGTGCTCGAGCGCTTTCGCGGGGCGACGCTGCTGGAAGCCCAGCCGCAAACCGGACGGCAGCATCAGATTCGCGTGCATTTGCAGGCGCTCGGGCATCCGCTGCTGGTTGATCCGCTTTATGGTCAGGCCGAAACGTTTCTGCTCTCCTCGATCAAACCCGGCTATCATCTCAACCCGGGCGAAACCGAGCAGCCCTTGATCAAACGTCTGACGCTGCACGCCGCCGCACTGCTGCTGCATCATCCCGCCAGCCGCGAGCAGATCGGATTCACCGCGCCGGCCCCCAAGGATTTCCAAGCGGTGTTGAAGAGCCTGCGCAAGTATGCCGCCAGAACGAGGGCACGATGA
- a CDS encoding tetratricopeptide repeat protein, with amino-acid sequence MQTHLSWARKLFFYVLLALSPLAILGLIELGLRLAGYGEDVSLFVTLEKNQNYWITNPNVGRRYFLRRDFLPATSYDAFLKQKPANAFRIFVLGESAAAGFPHLNNGAFSRMLREHLQQARPDLRIEMVNLALPAVSSYALLDFADELAGYAPDAVLIYAGHNEFYGAFGSASTESLGRRRGWIRLYLRLQHLKLMQLLRRSLLQLTSASGALAPRESGTLMARLAEEKQIPLGSALYTLTAHQFHDNLDELVALLQSRGLKVMLSDLPSNFSGLPPFASLHGARSDRTQWQRCFEQAMRLAAADSCAAALAWFNRAAEIDSLPARLHFERGNCLLRLGRASEARAAFTAARDLDGLRFRASSDFNRIIHAVARSRNLPVIAMADTFAAHSPHGIIGNTLLFEHVHPNLDGHLLIARAFGAQLQRLGWLPPPAGAISPLDTLPWRVQGVTALDEEVVRLRLAVLTSNWPFTAAANSFVPLQYQPQNRLQELAYALLREETSWDQAHAELADYYLKNKLPDLAAREYEALVIGMPYVVAPYLRLGLTYLGLNRLPEAYEIFEQSLAVEPTALAHKWLGTIAVHRNELAQGLRYLHQALQQEPNDPESLYNLSIGCAKSGDFVAARQFARQLLQAHPRYPGAAEHWQRLQAMK; translated from the coding sequence ATGCAAACGCACCTCAGTTGGGCCAGGAAGCTTTTCTTCTACGTGCTGCTCGCCCTCAGTCCGCTGGCCATCCTCGGCTTGATCGAGCTGGGCCTGCGCCTTGCCGGCTACGGCGAGGATGTCTCCTTGTTTGTCACGCTCGAAAAAAATCAGAATTACTGGATCACCAACCCTAATGTCGGGCGGCGCTATTTCCTGCGCCGGGATTTTCTGCCGGCCACTTCCTACGACGCCTTCCTCAAACAGAAGCCGGCCAACGCCTTCCGCATTTTTGTTTTGGGAGAATCGGCTGCCGCGGGTTTTCCCCATCTCAACAACGGCGCTTTCTCACGCATGCTGCGCGAGCATCTGCAGCAGGCACGGCCTGATCTCCGCATCGAAATGGTGAATCTGGCATTGCCGGCAGTGAGCAGTTACGCCCTGCTCGACTTCGCCGATGAGCTGGCCGGCTACGCGCCGGATGCAGTGCTCATCTACGCGGGCCACAACGAATTCTATGGCGCGTTTGGCAGCGCCTCCACCGAGTCGCTCGGCCGGCGCCGCGGTTGGATCAGGCTCTATCTGCGGCTGCAGCACCTCAAACTGATGCAACTGTTGCGCCGTTCTCTGCTGCAGCTCACCTCTGCTTCCGGCGCGCTCGCTCCTCGTGAAAGCGGCACGCTGATGGCCCGCCTCGCCGAAGAGAAGCAAATTCCCCTGGGCAGCGCGCTTTATACTCTCACCGCGCACCAGTTTCATGACAATCTCGACGAGCTGGTGGCGCTGCTGCAAAGCCGCGGCCTCAAAGTGATGTTGAGTGATTTGCCCAGCAATTTCAGCGGCCTGCCGCCGTTTGCCTCGCTGCATGGGGCCCGCAGCGATCGCACCCAGTGGCAGCGTTGCTTCGAGCAGGCCATGCGGCTGGCAGCCGCCGACAGTTGTGCTGCCGCGCTCGCGTGGTTCAACCGGGCGGCAGAGATCGACAGCCTGCCGGCGCGCTTGCACTTTGAAAGAGGGAATTGCCTCCTGCGGCTGGGAAGAGCATCAGAAGCACGCGCAGCCTTCACGGCCGCCCGCGACTTGGACGGCCTGCGTTTCCGCGCCAGCAGCGATTTCAATCGCATCATTCACGCGGTCGCACGCAGCCGCAATCTGCCGGTGATCGCGATGGCCGATACCTTTGCCGCGCACTCGCCGCACGGCATTATCGGCAATACGCTGCTGTTCGAGCATGTCCATCCCAACCTCGACGGGCATCTACTGATCGCCAGAGCGTTCGGCGCGCAACTGCAACGCCTCGGCTGGCTGCCGCCGCCAGCGGGCGCGATTTCGCCGTTGGACACGTTGCCGTGGCGCGTGCAGGGAGTGACGGCATTGGATGAAGAAGTTGTACGTTTGCGGCTGGCCGTGCTCACTTCCAACTGGCCGTTCACGGCCGCAGCCAACAGCTTTGTGCCGTTGCAATACCAGCCGCAGAATCGCCTGCAAGAACTGGCCTATGCCCTGTTGCGCGAAGAAACCAGTTGGGATCAGGCGCATGCTGAGCTTGCGGATTACTATCTCAAGAACAAGCTGCCGGACTTGGCGGCGCGAGAATACGAGGCGCTGGTGATCGGCATGCCCTACGTGGTTGCGCCCTATCTGCGGCTCGGGCTGACTTATCTTGGCCTCAATCGCCTGCCTGAAGCGTACGAGATATTTGAGCAATCCCTGGCGGTCGAGCCGACGGCGCTGGCGCACAAGTGGCTGGGAACCATCGCCGTTCATCGCAATGAGCTGGCGCAGGGCTTGCGTTATTTGCATCAGGCGCTGCAACAGGAGCCGAACGATCCCGAGTCGCTTTACAATCTCTCGATCGGCTGTGCAAAGAGCGGGGATTTCGTGGCTGCGCGGCAATTCGCAAGGCAATTGCTGCAAGCCCATCCCCGCTATCCCGGCGCAGCGGAGCACTGGCAGAGATTGCAAGCCATGAAGTAG
- a CDS encoding LacI family transcriptional regulator: MHVTIYEVAERAGVGIGTVSRVLNNSSQISPETRAKVLKAIKEMNYQPHAMARNLAWRRTHTIGAIVPFFTGYFYVELLRSIQAAISRHKYDLVLYGVDDLQKKEHFFKHVLQQRRVDGVLLVSMRLSDVYSRQYLQRKLPLVLVDAYHPAHDSITVNNEEGAYLAVRHLLNLGHRRIAMINGHRDSRPAQERQAGYLRALQDAGLTPAPAWIISSDALAEEGAAPNDGFNKVAGDLCMQRLLAAGLPRPAAVFVASDIQAVGALRAILQHGLRVPEDVAVVGFDDVELAELIGLTTMKQPIPEMGDLAVEKLMAKINEEPLSAQRQHRFDTRLVVRETCGARLKVLRDRDAVPLG; the protein is encoded by the coding sequence ATGCATGTCACCATCTATGAAGTTGCCGAACGCGCGGGCGTGGGCATCGGAACCGTCTCACGCGTACTCAACAACAGCTCGCAGATTTCGCCGGAAACGCGCGCCAAAGTGCTGAAGGCCATCAAGGAGATGAACTACCAGCCGCACGCGATGGCCCGCAATCTGGCCTGGCGGCGCACCCACACCATCGGCGCGATCGTGCCGTTCTTCACCGGCTATTTCTATGTAGAATTGCTGCGCAGCATCCAGGCTGCCATCTCCCGCCACAAATACGACCTCGTGCTTTACGGCGTCGACGATCTCCAGAAGAAGGAACACTTCTTCAAGCACGTTTTGCAGCAACGCCGCGTGGACGGTGTGCTGCTGGTTTCCATGCGACTCTCAGACGTCTACTCCCGCCAGTATCTGCAGCGCAAGCTGCCGCTGGTGCTGGTGGATGCCTACCATCCCGCGCATGATTCGATTACCGTGAACAACGAAGAAGGCGCTTACCTGGCGGTGCGGCATCTGCTGAACCTGGGCCATCGCCGCATTGCCATGATCAACGGCCATCGCGACAGCCGGCCGGCGCAGGAACGCCAGGCTGGTTACCTTCGCGCTCTGCAGGATGCCGGCCTCACGCCGGCGCCGGCGTGGATCATCTCCAGCGATGCGCTGGCGGAAGAGGGGGCGGCACCGAACGACGGCTTCAACAAAGTCGCCGGTGATCTGTGCATGCAACGGCTGCTGGCGGCCGGGCTGCCGCGGCCCGCAGCGGTGTTCGTTGCCAGCGATATTCAAGCGGTGGGCGCCCTGCGCGCGATTCTGCAGCACGGCTTGCGCGTGCCGGAGGATGTCGCCGTGGTGGGCTTCGATGACGTCGAATTGGCGGAATTGATCGGTTTGACCACGATGAAGCAGCCCATCCCCGAGATGGGCGATCTGGCAGTGGAGAAGCTGATGGCCAAGATCAACGAGGAGCCGCTGTCCGCCCAGCGGCAGCACCGCTTCGATACCCGCCTGGTGGTGCGCGAAACCTGCGGCGCCAGGCTCAAAGTCCTGCGAGACCGTGATGCCGTCCCTCTCGGATGA